A part of Paenibacillus sp. RUD330 genomic DNA contains:
- a CDS encoding AbrB/MazE/SpoVT family DNA-binding domain-containing protein — protein MTTVTLSRWGNSSGVRIPNQFLKRMNLADGTELEAVLTPENNILLRPLTEQDSNEELRAHLKMLLSKIKPDSLRHDEIDFGIEGDEII, from the coding sequence ATGACGACTGTAACTCTTAGTCGATGGGGGAACAGCAGTGGCGTCCGAATTCCAAATCAGTTTTTGAAACGTATGAATCTGGCTGATGGAACAGAATTGGAAGCAGTATTAACGCCGGAAAATAATATTTTGCTCCGCCCGTTGACTGAACAAGATTCAAACGAAGAATTACGTGCGCATTTGAAGATGTTGCTCTCGAAGATTAAGCCAGACTCCTTGCGCCATGACGAAATAGACTTTGGGATTGAGGGAGACGAAATCATTTGA